A region of Vigna radiata var. radiata cultivar VC1973A chromosome 6, Vradiata_ver6, whole genome shotgun sequence DNA encodes the following proteins:
- the LOC106763021 gene encoding FRIGIDA-like protein 1: protein MQTSSKTISAALQLVDAKKENLKKAYDDLQSHSSLLSSSFFLPSWSHIDSHFTSMHNSLSERFHLLQTLESQEQHTHPPSSPSKDPTFPPSRSDPSSQNDVALPKPHAERIIALCSSVDGKGLRDYVGDHFKEKVAFEVDIQTALKRASDPASMILDALDGVVGANVVKDDKELRKRKRTCGFLFQQLRAASVYVSFDVLKRARRLCVEWKGSLPSEGGEGVGAMTFLQFVAAYGLFSELTDNEIVTFSAMAAGNDDLPELYRSMGLTEKVPGLIQKLVDRCRHILAVKYIFEFNLADKIPPIPILKAHVNESQKLAKKLSEEGKSPNEIIAREVHALKSAIKVIESHNLQSQYPPESLQQRLEQLTKQKTNLKYAASAFSARPPSHQQQQSAIKRPRISAPIGSAAVLNSVGGASSTAHHYKHPHFQSSGLLPEQQPFFRSPGLLLEQQPHFQSSGLLPDQQPRFQSPGLLLEHRSPYINLPTMSYGMNAQTPTILPYTGAATGPYGLGDVPMGSSGNLGQRGSLPNSSEPGFHDSVSAYGGYGLQRYHRTSYPQ, encoded by the exons ATGCAGACGTCGTCGAAGACCATCTCTGCGGCTCTGCAACTGGTGGACGCCAAGAAAGAGAATTTGAAGAAAGCCTACGACGATCTCCAATCCCATTCCTCTCTCCTCTCTTCCTCCTTCTTCCTTCCTTCTTGGTCCCACATCGACTCCCACTTCACCTCCATGCACAACTCCCTCTCTGAACGATTTCACCTTCTTCAGACACTCGAATCCCAAGAGCAGCACACTCACCCACCTTCCTCTCCCTCCAAAGATCCCACCTTTCCACCCTCCCGTTCCGACCCATCATCGCAAAACGACGTCGCATTGCCCAAACCCCACGCGGAACGCATTATCGCCCTCTGCAGCAGCGTGGACGGAAAAGGGTTGCGGGACTATGTTGGGGATCATTTCAAAGAGAAGGTTGCGTTCGAGGTTGACATTCAGACTGCCCTCAAGCGTGCTTCCGATCCCGCTTCGATGATTCTCGATGCACTGGACGGTGTCGTGGGTGCGAATGTGGTGAAAGATGATAAGGAATTGCGCAAAAGGAAGCGGACTTGTGGGTTCCTGTTTCAGCAGTTGAGGGCTGCGTCCGTTTATGTGAGTTTTGATGTGCTTAAGAGAGCAAGGAGGTTGTGTGTGGAGTGGAAGGGGAGCTTGCCCAGTGAAGGTGGTGAAGGTGTTGGGGCCATGACTTTCTTGCAGTTTGTGGCGGCTTATGGGTTGTTCTCTGAATTGACAGATAATGAGATTGTCACTTTCTCTGCCATGGCTGCTGGTAATGATGATCTTCCTGAGCTCTACCGAAGTATGGGTTTAACGGAGAAAGTCCCAG GTCTTATTCAGAAACTTGTTGACAGGTGCAGACATATTCTGGCTGTCAAGTATATTTTTGAGTTCAATCTTGCGGATAAGATTCCACCGATTCCCATTTTGAAAGCTCACGTGAATGAATCTCAGAAACTTGCTAAAAAACTTTCTGAGGAAGGGAAGTCACCA AATGAAATCATAGCCAGAGAAGTCCATGCTCTGAAATCGGCAATCAAGGTTATTGAAAGTCATAATCTTCAATCGCAATATCCACCTGAAAGCCTTCAGCAGCGTTTAGAACAATTGACAAAGCaaaagacaaatttaaaatatgctGCATCGGCTTTTTCTGCAAGGCCCCCCTCTCATCAGCAGCAACAAAGTGCGATCAAGCGTCCTCGAATTTCTGCCCCCATTGGTTCTGCAGCTGTCCTGAATAGTGTCGGTGGTGCCAGTTCAACTGCTCACCACTACAAACATCCTCATTTCCAGTCATCAGGTTTGTTGCCGGAGCAACAACCTTTTTTCCGTTCACCAGGTTTGTTGTTGGAACAACAACCTCATTTCCAGTCATCAGGTTTGTTGCCTGATCAACAACCTCGTTTCCAGTCACCAGGTTTGTTGCTGGAACATCGAAGTCCCTACATTAACTTGCCAACCATGTCATATGGCATGAATGCTCAAACCCCAACCATCTTGCCTTATACAGGCGCTGCAACTGGGCCTTATGGTCTTGGTGATGTCCCAATGGGTTCCAGTGGTAACCTTGGTCAACGTGGTTCTCTTCCAAATTCATCAGAGCCTGGTTTTCATGATAGTGTCTCTGCCTATGGTGGTTATGGTCTGCAGCGCTATCATCGAACATCTTATCCTCAGTAG